The following proteins are encoded in a genomic region of Chryseobacterium cucumeris:
- the rfbC gene encoding dTDP-4-dehydrorhamnose 3,5-epimerase, with protein sequence MKIKETPLKDCYIIEPTIFEDERGYFFEKFNEKKFEELTGMNGHFVQDNISRSSYGVLRGLHLQKGEHAQAKLVSCLEGSVWDVAVDLREDSPTFGKWFGIELTAENKLQLYVPRGFGHGFSVLSTHAVFSYKCDNFYNKESEGSVKFNDPDLNIDWKVDEKDAILSEKDQNAPGFKEKNF encoded by the coding sequence ATGAAAATTAAAGAAACCCCGCTTAAAGACTGCTACATCATAGAGCCTACCATATTTGAAGATGAAAGAGGCTACTTCTTTGAAAAGTTTAATGAAAAAAAATTCGAAGAACTTACCGGAATGAACGGGCACTTTGTGCAGGATAATATTTCCAGATCTTCCTACGGAGTATTAAGAGGCCTGCATCTTCAGAAAGGAGAACATGCCCAGGCAAAACTGGTTTCCTGTCTTGAAGGAAGCGTTTGGGATGTGGCTGTAGATCTTAGGGAAGATTCTCCTACATTCGGAAAATGGTTCGGAATAGAACTTACTGCTGAAAACAAATTACAGCTTTATGTGCCGAGAGGTTTCGGACATGGTTTTTCTGTATTAAGTACCCATGCTGTATTTTCGTATAAATGTGATAATTTTTACAATAAAGAGTCAGAAGGCAGTGTAAAATTCAATGATCCTGATCTTAATATCGATTGGAAGGTAGATGAAAAAGATGCCATACTTTCCGAAAAAGATCAGAACGCTCCTGGATTTAAAGAAAAAAACTTTTAA
- a CDS encoding sugar transferase — translation MNQYKYWKKVFDFVLSAILILFLMPVLIILFVIASLDTSSNGIFFQTRIGQYGKPFTIFKIKTIHEQKRTCSKIGQTLRKFKLDEFPQLFNIVKGDMSFVGPRPDIEGYYDKLVGEDRKVLELKPGLTCEASIKYRDEEYLLKNQEDPLAYNDEVLFPNKVKMNLDYFEKMSFKNDIKILFKTLITTLK, via the coding sequence ATGAATCAGTATAAATATTGGAAAAAAGTTTTTGATTTTGTCTTATCGGCAATATTGATCCTTTTTCTTATGCCTGTACTGATTATTTTATTTGTGATTGCAAGTCTGGATACATCTTCCAACGGAATCTTTTTTCAGACCCGGATAGGGCAGTATGGAAAGCCTTTTACCATTTTTAAGATTAAAACAATTCATGAACAGAAGAGAACATGCTCAAAAATAGGGCAGACTCTCAGAAAATTTAAGCTCGATGAATTTCCGCAATTGTTTAATATTGTAAAAGGTGATATGAGTTTTGTAGGTCCCAGGCCTGATATTGAAGGATATTACGATAAACTTGTCGGAGAAGACAGGAAAGTTCTGGAGCTGAAACCCGGGCTTACCTGTGAAGCAAGTATTAAATATAGAGACGAAGAATACCTTCTGAAAAACCAGGAAGATCCTTTAGCTTACAATGATGAAGTGTTATTTCCGAACAAAGTAAAAATGAATCTGGACTATTTTGAAAAGATGTCTTTCAAAAACGATATAAAGATCTTGTTTAAAACATTAATAACCACATTGAAATAG
- the rimO gene encoding 30S ribosomal protein S12 methylthiotransferase RimO, whose protein sequence is MRTKSVGKKKINVVTLGCSKNVYDSEVLMSQLKANGKEVVHEDRGDIVVINTCGFIDNAKEESINTILDYVDAKNRGEVEKVFVTGCLSERYKPDLIKEIPDVDQYFGTRDLPVLLKHLGADYKHELVGERLTTTPKHYAYLKISEGCDRPCSFCAIPLMRGGHISTPIEKLVLEAQKLAKKGTKELILIAQDLTYYGLDLYKKRALGDLLKELVKVEGVEWIRLHYAFPSGFPEDVLDIIREEPKICNYIDIPLQHINSDLLKSMKRGTTHEKTDALLGKFREKVPDMAIRTTLIVGYPGETEERFQELKEWVREQKFDRLGCFTYSHEENTTAYVLEDDIPQEVKEARVEEIMELQSQISWEKNQEKIGKVFRCIFDRKEGNYFIGRTEYDSPDVDNTVLVSAEDTYISIGEFADVKITSAEEFDLYGELV, encoded by the coding sequence ATGCGTACAAAATCTGTAGGGAAGAAGAAAATCAATGTAGTCACTCTTGGATGTTCCAAGAATGTATATGATTCTGAAGTATTAATGAGCCAGCTGAAAGCCAATGGCAAAGAAGTGGTTCACGAAGACCGTGGGGACATTGTGGTCATCAATACCTGCGGATTTATTGATAATGCCAAAGAAGAATCTATCAATACGATCCTCGATTACGTTGACGCTAAAAACAGAGGCGAGGTGGAAAAAGTATTCGTTACAGGATGTCTGTCTGAAAGATATAAACCGGATCTGATCAAAGAAATCCCGGATGTAGATCAATATTTCGGAACAAGAGATCTTCCGGTACTTTTAAAACATCTGGGAGCAGATTATAAACATGAACTGGTAGGAGAAAGATTAACAACAACTCCAAAACATTACGCATACCTTAAAATTTCTGAGGGTTGTGACCGGCCATGCTCTTTCTGCGCCATCCCTTTGATGAGAGGAGGGCATATTTCAACACCCATCGAAAAACTGGTTTTGGAAGCTCAGAAACTGGCAAAAAAAGGGACAAAAGAATTAATTCTTATTGCCCAGGATCTTACCTATTATGGGTTGGATCTGTATAAAAAAAGAGCATTAGGTGATCTTTTAAAAGAGTTGGTAAAAGTAGAAGGAGTAGAATGGATTCGTCTTCACTATGCTTTCCCAAGCGGTTTCCCTGAAGATGTTCTTGATATTATCCGCGAAGAACCTAAAATCTGTAATTATATAGATATTCCTCTTCAGCACATCAATTCAGACTTGTTGAAATCTATGAAAAGAGGAACTACGCATGAGAAAACAGATGCCCTTTTAGGAAAATTCAGAGAGAAAGTTCCTGATATGGCAATCAGAACAACGCTTATTGTTGGATATCCCGGTGAAACAGAAGAAAGATTCCAGGAACTTAAAGAATGGGTAAGAGAGCAGAAGTTTGACCGATTAGGATGTTTTACCTATTCGCATGAAGAGAATACTACAGCTTATGTTTTGGAAGATGATATTCCACAGGAAGTAAAAGAGGCAAGAGTAGAAGAAATTATGGAATTGCAGTCTCAGATTTCATGGGAAAAAAATCAGGAAAAAATCGGTAAAGTATTCAGATGTATTTTTGACCGTAAAGAAGGTAATTATTTCATCGGAAGAACTGAGTACGATTCACCGGATGTAGATAATACGGTTTTGGTTTCAGCCGAAGATACTTATATTTCTATTGGTGAATTTGCAGACGTGAAAATTACTTCTGCCGAAGAGTTTGACTTATACGGAGAGTTAGTTTAG